A stretch of the Ornithodoros turicata isolate Travis chromosome 4, ASM3712646v1, whole genome shotgun sequence genome encodes the following:
- the LOC135391238 gene encoding uncharacterized protein LOC135391238 gives MIVLGPSDQAWIYRNFVKELEDKQKGIKPFDYYDTPADQLGLEKLIYFTKFGAKIGIFAGGMDAFGITHVTELVPIVTRFAYWTIPFVTAAGAFATSNYALAKVRKQDTPLNHIISGYVAGSVFGAKWNSCRAGAWAGTIFAFFAFIKKYSVDKNLTLFPEYKNNHYNFLPFLKHRWSLVQDPDRPNQS, from the exons ATGATCGTTCTCGGCCCGTCAGATCAAGCTTGGATATACAGGAATTTCGTGAAAGAGCTTGAAGAtaaacagaaaggcataaaaccgTTTGATTATTATGACACCCCTGCTGACCAGTTGGGATTAGAAAAGCTAATTTACTTCACGAAATTCGGCGCAAAGATAG GCATCTTTGCGGGTGGTATGGACGCCTTTGGTATCACCCATGTCACTGAGCTTGTCCCTATCGTGACCCGGTTTGCATATTGGACAATACCATTCG TTACTGCTGCTGGAGCGTTTGCAACATCGAACTATGCACTGGCAAAAGTTCGAAAGCAAGACACACCCCTAAACCACATCATCAGTGGTTACGTTGCAGGATCTGTGtttggagcaaaat GGAACAGCTGCCGTGCTGGTGCTTGGGCAGGTACCATCTTCGCGTTTTTTGCCTTCATAAAGAAGTACAGTGTGGACAAGAACCTCACCTTGTTCCCAGAATACAAGAACAATCATTACAACTTCTTACCTTTCCTGAAGCACAGGTGGAGCCTCGTGCAAGACCCCGACAGGCCAAATCAGAGTTGA
- the LOC135391237 gene encoding activator of basal transcription 1-like, giving the protein MADSGMSENDVNVSDGETTVLADDTKKMRHQKGKKKKTPGIVYLSYIPPKLNVKMVRQMLSAYGEIGRIFLQPEKPNGRCRTFTEGWVEFADKKVAKLVAHALNNKQVGGKRRAEYYHSLWSLKYLHRFRWTHLNERLAYEKAVREQRLRTEIAQAKRESNFYVSSVEKSKRLKKTGTEGDVTGAKVNDVRQRATNEEILEEQRKKKGLQTVDSVPDIGLLKNIFIRRRKESTSMDFESE; this is encoded by the coding sequence atGGCTGACAGTGGTATGTCCGAGAACGATGTTAACGTTTCCGATGGGGAAACAACAGTGCTCGCTGATGACACCAAGAAAATGCGGCATCAGAAAGGCAAGAAGAAAAAGACTCCAGGAATTGTGTATCTGAGCTACATCCCTCCAAAGCTTAACGTCAAGATGGTTCGACAGATGCTCTCGGCGTACGGCGAAATCGGGCGGATATTTCTGCAGCCAGAAAAACCAAACGGACGTTGTCGGACATTTACTGAAGGCTGGGTGGAATTTGCGGACAAAAAGGTGGCAAAGCTCGTTGCTCACGCGCTGAACAATAAACAGGTCGGTGGAAAGAGGCGGGCTGAGTACTATCACAGCTTGTGGAGCCTCAAATATCTCCATCGGTTTAGGTGGACGCATTTGAACGAACGACTGGCGTATGAAAAAGCAGTTCGTGAACAGAGGCTTCGCACTGAAATCGCGCAGGCTAAACGGGAATCTAACTTTTATGTCAGTTCTGTGGAAAAGAGTAAACGGCTAAAGAAGACTGGAACTGAAGGGGACGTAACGGGTGCGAAGGTCAACGATGTGAGACAGCGTGCGACGAATGAAGAGATATTGGAGGaacaacgaaaaaagaaaggctTACAAACTGTTGACAGCGTGCCTGATATTGGTCTTCTCAAAAATATATTCATACGTCGTCGTAAAGAATCAACATCGATGGATTTTGAGAGCGAATAA